A genome region from Tardiphaga sp. 709 includes the following:
- a CDS encoding response regulator transcription factor produces the protein MKRILIADDHDAVRAGVRAVLEGRPGWEIVAEARNGKEAISCAIQAQPDVAIIDYSMPFMTGIEVAKQIRERKLVTEVLIFTMHDSVALQLQASEVGARGFVRKSDANKMLLVAVESLMHHKSYYAGKAYGENAAAEDRMECTGPSLSPRETTIVKLIAEGYSNKHISAALGVSVKTTETHRAAAMRKLNIHSTAGLVRYAVKANLIEA, from the coding sequence ATGAAGCGGATATTGATAGCCGATGATCATGACGCGGTCCGGGCTGGTGTTCGTGCAGTATTGGAAGGTCGCCCCGGTTGGGAAATCGTCGCCGAAGCGCGGAACGGTAAGGAGGCCATCTCCTGTGCCATACAGGCGCAACCGGATGTTGCCATCATTGATTACTCGATGCCGTTCATGACCGGCATCGAAGTCGCGAAGCAAATCAGGGAGCGCAAGCTCGTAACCGAGGTGCTCATCTTCACGATGCACGATTCGGTTGCTCTTCAACTTCAGGCATCTGAAGTTGGCGCTCGCGGATTCGTGCGCAAGTCGGACGCCAATAAAATGCTTCTGGTGGCGGTTGAGTCGCTCATGCATCACAAATCATACTATGCCGGTAAGGCTTACGGCGAAAATGCCGCCGCCGAAGACAGAATGGAATGCACAGGCCCGTCTCTCTCACCACGAGAGACGACAATCGTTAAGCTTATTGCTGAGGGCTATAGCAATAAGCATATAAGCGCGGCGTTGGGCGTGAGTGTCAAAACGACTGAAACACATCGAGCGGCGGCCATGCGAAAGCTCAATATACACTCCACCGCGGGCCTCGTTCGGTATGCTGTTAAGGCCAATCTTATCGAGGCTTGA
- a CDS encoding M23 family metallopeptidase: MKMLTVKSLRAARGRSGLAMLAISLVAAVSIPSRAEDTSSLNLGLPVDCVLGETCFVQQMPDVDPTDQAFDPLCGNATYQGHDGWDIRVRSLKDIDRPMPVIATADGTVARVRDGMMDRIYDKAHYGATAGQECGNGVVVEHAEGLVSQYCHLKKGSIVVRPGAHVKKGDSLGLIGSSGLAEFPHVHLSVRRYGRPIEPLTGRPLGQGRQACGDTEGSLFEPAARNALSRSASGILLAGLAPSPPEIASLVREGSPPAPKTSQPLIAWVWAINVEAGSFFRMRIVDRDGKTLMNLETKTIEKRKANYLAYAGGKLAQRDGEHGLKVDLIAGGMTVASTTLSILVRRQSE; the protein is encoded by the coding sequence ATGAAAATGCTAACGGTGAAGTCGCTCCGCGCCGCCCGTGGTCGAAGCGGCCTTGCGATGCTCGCGATCTCGCTCGTTGCTGCGGTTAGTATACCCTCACGTGCAGAAGACACATCATCACTCAATCTTGGGCTGCCTGTCGACTGTGTGCTTGGCGAGACCTGCTTCGTGCAGCAGATGCCGGACGTCGATCCGACCGACCAGGCGTTCGATCCGCTTTGTGGCAACGCCACGTACCAAGGGCACGATGGTTGGGACATTCGGGTCCGGTCGCTCAAGGATATCGATCGCCCAATGCCTGTAATCGCAACCGCCGACGGGACTGTCGCGCGGGTCAGGGACGGCATGATGGACCGCATCTACGACAAAGCGCATTACGGGGCTACAGCGGGACAGGAATGCGGGAACGGCGTAGTTGTGGAGCACGCCGAGGGTTTAGTCTCGCAATATTGCCATCTCAAGAAAGGCAGCATTGTCGTCAGGCCTGGAGCGCACGTGAAAAAGGGCGACAGCTTGGGATTGATCGGTTCATCGGGTTTAGCCGAATTTCCGCACGTTCACTTGTCGGTCCGACGGTACGGTAGGCCGATCGAACCGCTGACGGGCCGGCCCCTCGGACAAGGTCGACAAGCTTGCGGTGACACGGAGGGAAGCCTGTTCGAGCCTGCTGCCCGGAATGCGCTTTCCCGATCTGCTTCGGGGATCCTACTGGCCGGACTCGCTCCTAGTCCGCCTGAGATCGCGAGTCTCGTTCGGGAAGGGTCACCTCCAGCACCGAAAACTTCCCAACCGCTCATCGCTTGGGTTTGGGCGATCAACGTCGAGGCCGGCAGCTTTTTCAGGATGCGCATCGTCGATCGGGATGGAAAAACGCTGATGAACCTCGAAACAAAAACTATCGAGAAGCGAAAGGCGAACTACCTCGCCTACGCCGGTGGCAAGCTTGCGCAACGGGACGGAGAGCACGGCCTCAAAGTCGACCTGATTGCTGGCGGGATGACAGTCGCTTCGACGACCCTGTCAATTCTCGTTAGGCGCCAGTCGGAGTGA
- a CDS encoding response regulator transcription factor: MKRILIADDHEVVRTGLRAIVEAHADWVVSGEASNGIDAVAVAKERKPDIAIVDYSMPAMNGLEVSRQIKLQCPSTQVLILTMNESKEVLAEMLLAGVRGFVLKSDARNHLVAAIEALLGHRPYFTGIALEKLLHDYVANNQDRSEVSLSPREQHVVQLIAEGHSNKSASALLTVSVKTVEAHRASAMRKLGLSCTAELVRYAIRVKLTGP, from the coding sequence GTGAAGCGCATCTTAATCGCAGACGATCATGAAGTCGTGCGAACCGGACTTCGCGCCATCGTTGAAGCCCACGCTGACTGGGTGGTGAGCGGAGAAGCCAGCAATGGCATAGATGCAGTTGCCGTCGCCAAAGAGAGGAAGCCAGATATCGCCATCGTCGATTACTCGATGCCCGCCATGAACGGCTTGGAGGTAAGCCGTCAGATTAAGTTGCAATGCCCAAGTACGCAGGTGCTTATCCTGACAATGAACGAGAGCAAGGAGGTTCTCGCCGAAATGTTGCTGGCTGGAGTGCGAGGTTTTGTATTGAAGTCAGATGCCCGAAATCATTTGGTCGCAGCTATCGAGGCATTGCTTGGCCATCGGCCGTACTTCACGGGCATCGCCCTGGAAAAACTACTTCACGACTACGTCGCAAACAACCAAGACAGATCGGAGGTCTCACTGTCCCCGCGCGAGCAGCATGTCGTTCAACTTATCGCCGAAGGGCATAGCAATAAGTCCGCAAGCGCGCTTCTCACCGTTAGTGTGAAAACGGTTGAGGCTCACCGCGCGTCGGCGATGCGCAAGCTCGGCCTTTCCTGCACCGCCGAACTGGTTCGGTATGCAATTCGCGTAAAACTGACTGGACCTTGA
- a CDS encoding type I secretion system permease/ATPase — MTKTKRKNADAAANSIGSFRTMGIFLLGTSGMINILALTGSFYMLQIYDRALTSHSIPTLVAISALAIGLYLFQGMFDILRSQILVRVGAGLDAKLAPLAHHVVIEMARYGYSTSEALERGRDVDVVRGFLGSQAPVAFFDLPWMPLFLGFVYLLHPVLGLVTLGGALVLISLTVATELMTRRAGGETHQAAVLRSTLADSHARNADILRAMGFGGRAVARFEKANSKHLALQTKTSDITGSFGGMSKVLRMMLQSALLGLGAFLTIKGELSAGAIIACSVASSRALAPIDSAIGNWKVISAARRSFRRLKQTLAATEDSAHILPLPAPCASLKVENITVVAPGSGSVLVGEVGFELKAGEALGLIGPSGGGKTSLAKGLVGVWPLLRGKVRLDDADLDQWRPDVLGEHIGYLPQEVSLLDGSIAENISRFEQEPDARKIIAAAKAAGIHELVTRMPEGYQTELGPSGTALSAGQRQRIGLARALYGEPFLVVLDEPNSNLDAPGEAALGEAIEGVKARGGVVVLIAHRPKALAAVDYVGVVQNGKLVAFGPKDKVVAEPARPIPFPAAATA; from the coding sequence ATGACCAAGACCAAACGGAAGAACGCTGACGCCGCGGCCAACTCGATCGGCAGCTTCCGCACCATGGGCATCTTTTTGCTGGGTACATCCGGGATGATCAACATCCTGGCGCTCACCGGCTCTTTCTACATGCTGCAGATTTATGATCGGGCCCTCACCAGCCATAGCATTCCGACGTTGGTCGCGATCTCCGCGTTGGCCATCGGACTCTACCTTTTTCAGGGCATGTTCGACATTTTGCGGTCGCAGATACTCGTGCGCGTCGGCGCCGGGCTCGACGCCAAACTCGCGCCCTTGGCGCACCACGTTGTCATCGAGATGGCGCGTTACGGCTATTCCACCTCCGAGGCGCTCGAGCGGGGTCGCGACGTCGATGTCGTGCGCGGCTTTCTCGGCAGCCAAGCCCCCGTAGCCTTCTTCGACCTGCCTTGGATGCCGCTATTCCTCGGCTTCGTTTATCTCCTTCACCCTGTGCTCGGATTGGTAACGCTGGGCGGCGCGCTGGTACTGATCTCGCTCACCGTGGCCACGGAACTCATGACGCGCCGCGCCGGCGGCGAAACCCATCAGGCGGCGGTGCTGCGCTCGACCTTGGCGGACTCGCACGCCCGCAACGCCGACATCTTGCGCGCTATGGGTTTCGGTGGTCGCGCCGTAGCCCGCTTCGAGAAGGCCAATTCCAAGCATCTCGCTCTCCAAACAAAAACCAGCGACATCACCGGCAGCTTCGGGGGCATGTCGAAGGTGCTGCGCATGATGCTGCAGTCCGCGTTGCTCGGGCTCGGCGCTTTTCTCACCATTAAAGGCGAGCTGTCGGCGGGAGCCATCATAGCCTGCTCGGTGGCGTCATCCCGCGCGCTCGCGCCGATCGATTCCGCGATCGGCAACTGGAAGGTCATCTCGGCCGCACGACGCAGCTTTCGCCGCCTCAAGCAGACGCTCGCTGCGACCGAAGACAGCGCTCATATCCTGCCGCTTCCCGCGCCCTGCGCCAGCCTGAAAGTCGAGAACATCACGGTTGTGGCTCCCGGCAGCGGATCCGTCTTGGTCGGCGAGGTCGGTTTCGAACTGAAGGCAGGCGAGGCGCTGGGCCTGATCGGTCCCAGCGGCGGCGGCAAGACATCTCTTGCCAAAGGTCTCGTCGGAGTCTGGCCTCTCCTCAGGGGCAAGGTGCGGTTAGACGATGCCGACCTCGACCAGTGGCGTCCCGACGTGCTCGGTGAGCACATCGGTTATCTGCCGCAGGAGGTTTCCCTGCTCGACGGCAGCATCGCTGAGAATATCTCGAGGTTCGAGCAGGAGCCCGACGCCCGGAAGATCATCGCCGCGGCGAAGGCCGCCGGAATCCACGAGTTGGTCACCCGGATGCCGGAGGGCTACCAAACCGAGTTAGGTCCGTCCGGCACAGCGCTATCCGCCGGTCAGCGGCAGCGCATCGGATTGGCGCGGGCGCTGTACGGCGAGCCGTTCCTTGTTGTGCTCGACGAGCCTAATTCCAACCTCGACGCTCCGGGAGAGGCAGCTCTCGGAGAGGCCATCGAAGGCGTTAAGGCTCGAGGCGGCGTGGTTGTGCTGATAGCACATCGACCCAAAGCTCTGGCCGCCGTCGATTACGTCGGCGTCGTGCAAAATGGAAAGTTAGTGGCGTTCGGCCCGAAGGACAAAGTTGTCGCCGAGCCGGCCCGGCCCATCCCATTCCCGGCAGCGGCGACGGCGTGA
- a CDS encoding DUF1269 domain-containing protein, which yields MSDLVAIIYPSEEKAEEVRQRLFKLQKEYLITISDAVIAVKTEAGPVKLNQLMNTTMTGAASGSFWGLLIGVLFLNPLLGVALGAASGALGGALTDYGINDKFMKELSATLQPGNAALFVLIKSITADKVLKEIQDAGGTVLKTSLDDAKEQALRNALAKATAEPPAQAGPAASTTAT from the coding sequence ATGTCGGATCTTGTCGCGATTATCTATCCATCCGAGGAAAAGGCCGAAGAGGTGCGGCAGCGCCTGTTTAAACTGCAGAAGGAGTATCTGATCACGATCAGCGATGCTGTCATTGCGGTGAAAACCGAGGCCGGTCCGGTCAAGCTGAACCAGTTGATGAATACCACCATGACCGGTGCGGCTTCCGGAAGCTTCTGGGGGCTCTTGATCGGCGTGCTATTCCTGAACCCGCTTCTCGGCGTGGCACTCGGCGCCGCATCCGGCGCTTTGGGCGGTGCGCTGACGGATTACGGGATCAACGATAAGTTCATGAAGGAGCTATCGGCGACCCTACAGCCGGGAAATGCGGCACTGTTCGTCCTCATCAAGAGCATCACGGCAGACAAGGTCCTTAAGGAGATCCAGGACGCCGGCGGCACCGTGCTGAAGACCTCCCTCGACGACGCCAAGGAGCAGGCGCTCCGGAACGCGCTCGCCAAGGCAACCGCCGAACCACCGGCTCAGGCAGGACCGGCAGCGTCCACGACGGCGACCTGA
- a CDS encoding acyltransferase, whose translation MLASDRQGASRVQALDLLRLIAVAAVLFYHYGFWGPSSHDVPRVALPWMASFAQYGFLGVPVFFIISGFVIAYSAEGRTATGFAIARFSRIYPTFLFCMTLTFLAILTLGPPHFDTSFAQWCANLFVAAPALGHSYMDGAYWSLVIELSFYAWVAVLMAAKVFPRRLDHIILIWLGITFANELTIDAPIFEKLFLADDSGFFAVGLVIYEFFRGRRDPKLYAVLALSVGTAVFQSLHKLIRLGPHTGGTFDHAVVVAICLGSIAIIFAATRLRRVPLPAGLVVAIGGLTYPLYLLHMQLGYVFLMRFSSTDAVWAVSIIISGLVLLSWIVWRFIERPAHRWAKDALIAQAIRRGLEVTVARIPEPTAIERSPA comes from the coding sequence ATGTTGGCAAGCGACAGACAAGGGGCTTCGCGGGTGCAAGCGCTCGACTTGCTTCGCCTCATAGCCGTGGCGGCAGTGTTGTTCTACCATTACGGGTTCTGGGGGCCATCCTCCCATGACGTGCCGCGGGTCGCGCTTCCATGGATGGCGAGCTTCGCGCAGTACGGCTTCCTCGGTGTCCCCGTCTTCTTCATCATCAGTGGCTTCGTGATCGCCTATTCAGCGGAGGGTCGGACAGCCACCGGGTTTGCCATCGCCCGCTTCAGCCGCATCTACCCGACGTTTCTGTTCTGCATGACGCTGACATTCCTTGCTATCTTGACGCTGGGGCCGCCACACTTCGACACCTCGTTTGCCCAGTGGTGCGCCAACCTCTTCGTTGCGGCTCCTGCGCTTGGTCATTCTTACATGGACGGGGCCTACTGGTCGTTGGTCATTGAGCTGTCATTTTATGCCTGGGTGGCTGTTCTCATGGCAGCGAAGGTCTTCCCGCGTCGTCTTGATCACATTATCCTGATCTGGCTCGGCATTACATTTGCGAACGAACTGACCATCGATGCCCCGATCTTCGAGAAGCTCTTTCTCGCCGATGATAGTGGCTTCTTCGCTGTGGGCCTTGTGATATACGAGTTCTTCCGAGGTCGCCGCGATCCCAAGCTCTACGCCGTGCTCGCGCTCTCGGTCGGCACCGCAGTGTTCCAGTCCCTGCATAAGCTAATTCGGCTTGGTCCCCACACGGGCGGCACGTTCGACCACGCTGTGGTGGTTGCGATCTGCCTTGGATCCATTGCCATCATCTTCGCTGCAACCCGCCTTCGGCGCGTTCCTCTGCCCGCAGGCTTGGTCGTGGCCATCGGCGGACTAACGTATCCGCTCTACCTTCTCCACATGCAATTGGGCTACGTCTTCCTGATGAGGTTCTCTTCCACCGACGCGGTATGGGCAGTTTCCATAATCATTTCTGGCCTTGTGCTTCTCTCCTGGATCGTCTGGCGCTTCATCGAACGGCCTGCTCATCGTTGGGCGAAAGACGCGCTCATCGCGCAAGCGATAAGACGGGGCTTGGAAGTCACAGTCGCTAGGATCCCGGAGCCGACAGCCATTGAGCGATCGCCGGCATAG
- a CDS encoding sensor histidine kinase: protein MQQRIASDLHDATCQHLLDVSFSMMRMRRAAADVGSAIEVCDVIDALIRRALKEIRAFNYLLHPQNLLDGLKSAIERFVVELSSRASLETHLKIDAAVDELPYETQRSMLRVVQEALANVLRHAKATQVNISIKATDNNITLRISDDGCGMLASRAKDNIRAISVGVGIPSMRARLDQLGGTFEIRPSYPAKRSGTTVYATIPREPLKAGLRSSPKKNCSAAKERRLATATVDA, encoded by the coding sequence ATGCAGCAACGGATCGCATCAGACCTCCACGATGCCACTTGCCAACATCTGCTGGACGTGAGCTTCAGTATGATGCGAATGAGGCGTGCCGCCGCTGACGTCGGCAGCGCCATAGAAGTGTGTGACGTGATCGATGCGCTGATCCGTCGAGCCCTTAAGGAAATCAGGGCGTTTAATTATCTGTTGCATCCCCAGAATTTGCTCGACGGGTTGAAGTCCGCGATTGAGCGATTTGTAGTGGAGCTATCATCGCGGGCTTCGCTGGAGACGCACCTTAAGATCGATGCTGCGGTCGATGAATTACCGTATGAAACGCAGCGGTCGATGCTGAGAGTTGTCCAGGAAGCTCTCGCGAACGTCCTCAGGCACGCGAAAGCGACGCAGGTAAATATCTCGATCAAGGCAACCGACAATAACATCACGCTTCGGATTAGCGATGACGGCTGCGGAATGCTGGCCTCCCGGGCGAAAGATAACATTAGAGCAATTTCAGTTGGCGTTGGAATTCCGTCAATGAGGGCGAGACTGGATCAGCTGGGAGGCACGTTTGAAATTCGGCCGTCATACCCGGCGAAGCGCAGCGGGACTACGGTGTACGCGACCATTCCACGAGAGCCCTTAAAAGCCGGCCTCCGATCATCGCCCAAGAAGAATTGTAGCGCCGCTAAAGAACGGCGGCTCGCGACTGCAACAGTGGATGCTTAG
- a CDS encoding HlyD family type I secretion periplasmic adaptor subunit, which produces MEKNMKATSARPSATEKSLGIRSRVVAIIVLAILLFGGCGGWAVHAQLTGAVIAQGKVAVRKQVKLIQHRDGGIVGEILITNGDAVKAGDILIRLDETQTKAELGVLKGQLAELQGRRARHAAERDGAAAIVFQSDFESAPATAEIARGERRLFDENRAVREARRDQLSLQITQFEEQINGLLAQQESNANERKMVKEDLERLTPLYNKGFIEIGKIRTMERDAVKIDGLRGEIDANIARVKGQISESKIKIIELDQQARTDGQRDMRDVDGKLAELQERIVASLDRLSRMVVRSPIAGIVNELAVNSVNGVIAPKETLMSIVPDTADLVVEAKLSPTDIDQATAGQPARLRFSSFNQRTTPEVAGTVETIGAAATLDQASGQTYYLSTIAIAGGQRQVAGKPIVPGMPVEVFLTTGDRTALSYLIKPFTDQMMKSFREE; this is translated from the coding sequence ATGGAGAAGAACATGAAAGCGACGTCGGCGAGGCCATCCGCAACCGAGAAATCCCTCGGCATTCGCTCGCGAGTGGTGGCGATCATCGTGTTGGCTATCCTCCTGTTCGGAGGATGCGGCGGATGGGCGGTGCATGCGCAACTCACCGGCGCGGTGATCGCGCAGGGTAAGGTGGCGGTAAGGAAACAAGTTAAGCTGATTCAGCATAGGGACGGTGGCATCGTCGGCGAGATTCTAATCACAAATGGAGACGCGGTGAAGGCCGGAGATATTCTCATCCGTCTCGACGAAACCCAGACCAAGGCCGAACTCGGCGTGCTCAAGGGCCAGTTGGCGGAACTCCAGGGCCGGAGGGCACGGCATGCTGCCGAGCGCGACGGCGCCGCGGCGATCGTCTTTCAGTCCGACTTCGAAAGTGCTCCCGCCACGGCGGAGATCGCCCGAGGCGAGAGACGGCTCTTCGACGAGAACCGCGCCGTACGCGAGGCCAGGCGCGATCAACTGTCGCTGCAGATCACACAGTTCGAAGAACAGATCAACGGCCTCCTCGCCCAGCAGGAATCCAACGCAAACGAGCGCAAGATGGTGAAGGAAGATCTCGAACGCCTGACGCCGCTCTACAATAAGGGGTTCATTGAGATTGGAAAGATCCGCACCATGGAGCGCGACGCCGTCAAGATCGACGGGCTCAGGGGCGAAATCGATGCCAATATTGCCCGCGTGAAAGGGCAGATCAGCGAATCAAAAATTAAGATCATCGAACTCGATCAGCAGGCGCGGACGGACGGCCAGCGCGATATGCGCGACGTCGATGGCAAGCTCGCCGAGCTGCAGGAGCGCATCGTCGCGTCGCTGGACCGCCTTTCGCGCATGGTGGTCCGCTCGCCAATCGCTGGCATCGTCAACGAACTCGCCGTCAACTCGGTAAACGGCGTGATCGCGCCGAAGGAGACATTGATGTCGATCGTTCCGGATACGGCAGACCTTGTCGTCGAAGCCAAGCTGTCGCCTACCGATATCGACCAGGCCACGGCCGGTCAGCCAGCGAGACTAAGGTTCTCCTCCTTTAACCAGCGGACCACGCCGGAAGTGGCAGGCACCGTCGAAACGATCGGAGCGGCGGCGACACTGGATCAAGCCAGCGGTCAGACCTACTATCTCAGCACCATCGCCATTGCGGGCGGCCAAAGACAGGTAGCAGGCAAGCCGATCGTTCCCGGTATGCCCGTCGAGGTTTTTCTCACCACCGGCGACAGGACGGCGCTTTCCTACCTGATCAAGCCGTTCACGGATCAGATGATGAAATCATTCCGGGAGGAGTAG
- a CDS encoding cadherin-like domain-containing protein has product MDERLSLGIPDRSAIDAPARRFALIAERSRVSSIVPAMLVATWGLLLKQVIGGDDDAASRAKPTPPVPETAASEPETTGSVGTSPQRSPGSSELMRAFGFTSGSMNERNLTAVDLDGLAFARTEGPRLSLIPANQNVPAAPRESYGAAEPKPASGSGSGGGGGGGDRHDPTVHGETPHDDAKLPPDGKLIDPPKRNNHAPVFSGSVDLGRGLVNEAIVISMSQLLIGASDPDGDALSVQALTVDHGSLQVLGPDRWLYTPEHDETGPVQFGYRISDGTASIIQTAHANLHLARVEDIQGTDGNDFLIGTPHADTIDAGAGDDIAYGREDADTIYGGEGNDRIVGGDGDDVLIGGSGNDVIFGGAGNDILFGGAGNDVLYGEDGNDMILADDGDDFASGGAGNDVIFGGAGNDTLQGDAGNDTIDGEEGNDHIDGGAGSDRLLGGEGNDTIAGGAGDDTVVGGAGNDCIQGGEGDDHIDGGSGNDALSGDAGDDAIQGLEGDDHIDGGAGNDIIAGGAGDDTIDAGSGDDVVIVTSEGGHDIVIGGSGNDTLDLSDIVFDEDVDLPDGVVVLCNGQTAQIFEIENVRGGHGRDRLVADVHVNIMEGGDGDDTFVFRDVGSLKNDGGPRDHILDFSVGDKLDLSRVGQPDDFAGKKLFFAGAGEANFEEVGAVTYHHEIVSDDQQITVVTGNLDGTQEHEFEIVLDGNIDLTEANFVLATNAQHNQHA; this is encoded by the coding sequence ATGGACGAGCGACTTTCATTGGGAATTCCGGATCGCAGTGCCATCGACGCGCCGGCCAGGCGGTTCGCGTTGATCGCAGAGCGAAGCCGCGTCAGCTCCATTGTCCCAGCGATGTTGGTGGCCACCTGGGGGCTGCTGTTGAAGCAGGTGATCGGCGGCGACGATGACGCGGCGTCGCGTGCCAAACCGACACCTCCAGTACCGGAGACTGCCGCTTCCGAGCCGGAGACGACAGGTTCGGTCGGGACCTCACCGCAACGCAGCCCCGGTTCTTCCGAGCTCATGCGTGCCTTCGGTTTCACGTCGGGGTCGATGAACGAAAGGAATCTAACCGCCGTCGATCTCGACGGGCTTGCCTTCGCCAGGACGGAGGGGCCGCGGCTATCGCTGATTCCCGCAAATCAGAATGTTCCCGCAGCGCCCCGTGAGTCGTACGGCGCGGCCGAACCCAAGCCTGCCAGCGGGAGCGGAAGTGGTGGCGGAGGAGGAGGAGGCGATCGACATGATCCGACCGTTCACGGTGAGACGCCGCACGATGACGCTAAGCTCCCGCCGGATGGCAAGCTTATCGATCCGCCGAAGCGCAACAATCACGCTCCAGTTTTCTCGGGCTCCGTCGATCTTGGTCGCGGACTCGTCAATGAGGCCATCGTCATCTCGATGAGCCAACTATTGATCGGCGCCAGCGATCCGGACGGCGATGCACTGTCGGTGCAGGCTCTCACTGTAGATCATGGCTCGCTGCAGGTCCTCGGACCCGATCGCTGGTTATACACCCCCGAGCACGACGAGACGGGGCCGGTGCAGTTCGGATATCGCATTTCCGACGGCACGGCCTCTATAATTCAAACGGCGCATGCCAATCTTCACCTCGCTCGCGTGGAGGACATCCAGGGGACCGACGGCAACGATTTCCTGATCGGCACGCCGCATGCCGATACGATCGATGCCGGCGCGGGAGACGACATCGCCTATGGACGCGAGGATGCCGACACGATCTACGGGGGTGAAGGCAACGATCGAATTGTCGGCGGCGACGGTGACGATGTGCTGATAGGGGGCTCTGGCAATGATGTCATATTCGGTGGTGCCGGAAACGATATCTTGTTCGGAGGCGCTGGCAATGACGTCCTTTACGGCGAGGATGGCAACGACATGATCCTTGCCGATGACGGCGACGACTTCGCATCCGGCGGCGCCGGCAACGACGTCATCTTCGGCGGGGCGGGCAATGATACCCTTCAGGGCGACGCCGGCAACGATACGATCGACGGCGAGGAAGGCAACGACCATATCGACGGTGGGGCGGGCAGCGACAGGCTCCTCGGTGGGGAGGGCAACGACACGATCGCCGGCGGAGCGGGCGACGACACCGTCGTAGGTGGCGCTGGTAACGATTGCATCCAGGGCGGCGAAGGGGACGACCACATCGACGGCGGCAGCGGCAACGACGCGCTTTCAGGCGACGCCGGTGACGATGCCATCCAAGGCTTGGAGGGTGACGACCATATCGACGGAGGAGCAGGCAACGACATTATAGCCGGCGGTGCTGGTGATGACACGATCGACGCAGGCAGCGGCGACGACGTGGTGATCGTGACTTCCGAGGGCGGCCACGACATCGTCATTGGCGGCTCGGGAAATGACACGTTGGATCTGTCGGATATCGTGTTCGACGAAGACGTCGATCTGCCCGACGGCGTCGTCGTCCTATGTAACGGACAGACCGCGCAGATATTTGAGATCGAGAACGTCCGGGGCGGCCATGGTCGCGACCGCCTAGTAGCCGACGTTCACGTGAATATCATGGAAGGCGGCGATGGCGACGACACCTTCGTATTCCGCGACGTTGGATCGCTGAAGAACGACGGAGGACCCCGCGACCACATCTTGGATTTTAGCGTGGGCGACAAGCTCGACCTATCCAGGGTAGGACAGCCGGACGATTTCGCGGGCAAGAAACTGTTCTTCGCAGGTGCTGGCGAGGCTAATTTTGAAGAGGTCGGCGCGGTGACCTACCACCACGAGATTGTCTCCGACGACCAACAGATCACCGTCGTCACGGGCAACCTCGACGGCACGCAGGAGCACGAGTTCGAGATCGTGCTCGACGGCAACATCGACCTAACCGAAGCAAACTTCGTGCTCGCGACGAACGCGCAACACAACCAGCACGCATGA